Proteins from a genomic interval of Herpetosiphon gulosus:
- a CDS encoding AAA family ATPase — MVGENKIGKSNFLFALRLLLDSSLPDTARMLRLTDFWEGLGQPLPDDAVIHISVDLANFQDNDDLNAILSDYIIRTDPLPYVARLNYVFRKIAGRDDDEASVSQYGFHLYGADDETRKIDVRQRRWMPFDLLQALRDAENDLSTFRRSPLQPLLKRAFAQIPSDQLTSISTSIQEAQNKLSYNEHISELETRIITKLTAMTGPIHAIATTLRVASARSDALMRAIRLYIDEGVRDIGEASLGSANLLYIALKTLEIQEALDQRERHHSFFAIEEPEAHLHPHLQRLAYRHFLRSRYVREDSEIQHSQQTILMTTHSPHIVSISPLRSLVLMKRNIKGDATIAVSTVGIDWDNSEVADLERYLEVTRGEILFSRAVLLVEGDAEEYIIPVLARLLGYDLDEQGISVCSISGTHFEPYIKLLGPRALNIPFAIITDFDPAKDDSETSRHVNGPQRVRKLLDILCPENDHTTLSEKQCLTKGQENGIFVNEYTLEVDLFQAGGHDAICKTIIELSTNGAARKRAEAWRTNPSIVDIEWLLKDITGISKGRFAQNLSRRLSQDSCPEYIKNAISYLVGKAL, encoded by the coding sequence ATTGTCGGTGAAAACAAGATTGGCAAGAGCAATTTCTTATTCGCGCTACGGTTACTGCTTGATTCATCACTTCCAGACACCGCGAGAATGCTCCGTCTTACCGACTTTTGGGAGGGTCTTGGACAGCCACTCCCCGACGATGCTGTTATCCATATTAGTGTTGACCTCGCTAATTTTCAGGATAATGATGATTTAAACGCAATACTCTCCGATTACATAATTAGGACAGATCCATTGCCCTATGTTGCTCGTTTAAATTACGTCTTCCGTAAGATTGCAGGTAGGGATGATGATGAAGCATCGGTTTCACAATACGGATTTCATCTCTATGGGGCTGACGATGAGACGCGCAAAATAGATGTTAGACAAAGACGTTGGATGCCATTTGATCTTTTGCAAGCACTACGTGATGCTGAGAACGACCTCTCGACTTTCCGCCGTTCACCACTCCAGCCCCTCCTAAAACGCGCCTTTGCTCAAATTCCGTCTGATCAACTTACTAGCATTTCTACATCCATTCAAGAGGCTCAGAACAAGTTATCTTACAATGAACATATCAGTGAATTAGAAACACGCATTATTACAAAGCTTACTGCGATGACTGGCCCCATCCATGCGATCGCGACAACCCTGCGTGTTGCTTCTGCACGATCAGATGCACTCATGCGTGCTATTCGGCTCTATATAGATGAAGGAGTTCGTGATATAGGCGAGGCGAGTTTGGGGAGTGCAAACCTCCTCTACATTGCGCTCAAGACATTAGAAATTCAAGAAGCGCTGGACCAACGGGAGAGACATCATTCATTCTTTGCAATTGAAGAGCCAGAAGCCCACCTTCATCCACATCTACAGCGCTTGGCGTATCGACACTTCCTACGATCACGGTATGTTCGAGAAGATTCCGAGATTCAACATTCACAGCAGACCATTCTAATGACGACTCACTCTCCACATATTGTCAGTATTTCACCATTACGCTCCCTTGTTCTGATGAAACGCAATATCAAGGGGGATGCAACCATTGCAGTATCAACCGTAGGGATCGATTGGGATAATAGCGAAGTGGCAGATCTAGAACGGTATCTTGAAGTAACGCGGGGTGAGATCCTTTTTTCAAGAGCTGTCTTGCTTGTGGAAGGTGATGCTGAAGAATATATTATTCCTGTATTGGCACGTTTGCTAGGATATGATCTTGATGAACAGGGTATCTCAGTGTGTTCAATCTCTGGGACGCACTTTGAACCCTACATCAAACTTCTTGGGCCTAGAGCACTTAATATTCCTTTTGCTATTATTACAGATTTTGATCCAGCAAAGGATGATTCAGAGACTTCACGCCACGTAAATGGCCCACAACGAGTACGGAAATTACTGGATATACTATGCCCTGAAAATGATCACACAACATTATCTGAGAAACAGTGTCTCACTAAAGGTCAAGAGAATGGGATTTTCGTTAATGAATACACACTAGAGGTAGATCTATTTCAGGCTGGTGGTCATGATGCTATCTGTAAGACAATTATCGAACTTAGCACCAACGGAGCGGCTCGTAAGCGTGCAGAAGCTTGGCGTACAAATCCATCGATCGTAGATATAGAGTGGTTATTAAAGGATATCACTGGTATTAGCAAAGGCCGCTTTGCTCAAAATCTTTCGAGACGTTTATCGCAAGATAGTTGCCCTGAATATATTAAAAATGCTATTTCGTACCTTGTAGGTAAAGCATTATGA
- a CDS encoding ATP-dependent helicase: MNRRPQYYIEAETLRANSAQWDAYNSYGHTVVLAGPGSGKTKVLVTKVARMLHEDVHAPRGIACVTFSNECARELERRFTALGLTNQENLFIGTVHTFCLQHIIIPYARLAGLAIPTPIAVAKSNDRRAALGEALASIGRKQNPENFLDDFKSMRRLYLGPERENNRLSEDDIRIIQAYEEALRRRGLIDFDDMIILGLQLIDRHVWVRNLLFSRFPILVIDEYQDLGVALHLIVERLCFEAGMRLFAVGDWDQSIYGFMGAQPDLLEQLSNRPDVKRIQLSLNYRCSTKIVEASQVALAEPRNYRTPENAEEGVIHFYQLGSNAIEQARGICAQIIPEVLQYRLGRKLGDIAILYPNVKYGDAMAQAATAAGYAYTRLDPRSTYRKTRLTRWIEQCAIWCSGGWKIAQPRLNGLMYKWMGWNTRINSHTQQVTLQRQLSTFLWNHRDPEEKLTDWLNDLIFRCLRPMFQRQPELAEDRDALVQLFNACKPEKPFANFTVGQFASQYGAPDHLNLITLHSAKGCEFDSVIMMGIDKGVLPNWRIKSVEGKQEARRLFYVGITRAKHDIHLICCDGGTNQQGYQTGPSELIIELFEKLEK, translated from the coding sequence ATGAATAGACGACCACAATATTATATAGAAGCCGAAACGCTACGGGCAAATTCGGCTCAATGGGATGCGTATAATTCATACGGACATACGGTTGTGCTTGCGGGACCAGGAAGCGGAAAAACAAAGGTTTTGGTCACCAAAGTAGCACGAATGCTTCATGAGGATGTACATGCTCCACGAGGAATTGCCTGTGTAACATTTAGCAATGAATGCGCCCGTGAACTGGAACGTAGATTTACAGCGCTTGGGTTAACTAATCAAGAAAACCTCTTTATAGGAACTGTACATACATTTTGTTTACAACATATTATCATCCCTTACGCTCGTCTTGCTGGTTTAGCGATTCCAACCCCGATAGCCGTCGCTAAATCAAATGATCGTCGTGCTGCTTTAGGAGAAGCATTGGCATCCATTGGACGAAAGCAAAATCCTGAGAACTTCTTGGACGACTTTAAGTCTATGCGGCGTCTTTATCTAGGTCCAGAACGAGAGAATAATAGGTTATCGGAAGACGATATCCGAATCATCCAGGCTTATGAAGAGGCACTACGGCGACGCGGACTCATCGATTTTGACGATATGATTATTTTAGGACTACAGCTTATTGATAGGCATGTATGGGTTCGTAATCTCCTCTTCTCACGCTTTCCCATCCTAGTGATCGATGAGTATCAAGACTTAGGGGTTGCGCTCCATTTGATCGTTGAGCGCCTTTGTTTCGAAGCAGGGATGCGACTCTTTGCTGTCGGCGATTGGGATCAATCGATCTATGGCTTTATGGGAGCACAGCCTGATCTGCTAGAACAACTATCGAATCGACCAGATGTGAAACGCATCCAACTCAGTCTAAACTATCGCTGTAGTACAAAGATTGTAGAGGCATCTCAGGTTGCCCTCGCCGAACCCCGTAACTATCGTACTCCTGAAAATGCTGAAGAAGGGGTTATCCACTTTTACCAGTTAGGTTCAAATGCGATTGAACAAGCAAGGGGAATTTGTGCACAGATCATCCCTGAAGTCTTGCAATATCGACTAGGCCGGAAGCTTGGAGACATTGCAATTCTTTATCCTAACGTCAAGTATGGCGATGCAATGGCACAGGCAGCAACGGCTGCTGGGTATGCCTATACACGTCTTGATCCTCGTTCCACCTATCGAAAAACACGCCTTACACGTTGGATAGAGCAGTGTGCCATATGGTGCAGCGGTGGGTGGAAAATTGCTCAGCCACGGTTGAACGGCCTCATGTACAAATGGATGGGATGGAATACACGCATTAATAGCCATACTCAACAGGTAACGTTGCAACGACAGCTATCAACCTTTCTCTGGAATCACCGTGATCCTGAGGAAAAGTTGACAGACTGGTTAAATGACTTAATTTTCCGATGCCTTCGTCCTATGTTCCAACGACAACCTGAACTCGCTGAAGATAGAGATGCACTTGTCCAACTCTTCAACGCCTGTAAGCCTGAAAAACCGTTTGCGAATTTCACAGTTGGCCAATTTGCTAGTCAATATGGCGCACCCGATCACTTAAATCTTATTACCCTCCATAGTGCTAAGGGCTGCGAGTTTGATAGCGTAATCATGATGGGGATTGATAAAGGGGTACTCCCTAATTGGCGTATAAAATCTGTTGAAGGAAAACAGGAGGCTCGGAGATTGTTCTACGTTGGGATAACCCGAGCGAAGCACGATATACACTTAATATGTTGTGACGGGGGTACAAACCAACAAGGATATCAAACTGGACCATCTGAATTAATCATTGAATTGTTCGAGAAGCTTGAAAAATGA